A portion of the Zootoca vivipara chromosome 6, rZooViv1.1, whole genome shotgun sequence genome contains these proteins:
- the LOC118087638 gene encoding synapse differentiation-inducing gene protein 1-like, translating to MSGIKYERMNEYALDMDNPPPYSEKNEEPGPSPWMAPTTGSRETPAVPHQYTPYYGPASTAQTTQTIVISSMQASREPDYLAYSIFTMLCCCLPLGVAALAYSIQTQNANNNGNHISARRNSRLALILAHTALGVGLGCLIIYIIFWMNISHQIIEVPTISP from the exons ATGAGTGGCATCAAATATGAGAGGATGAACGAATATGCTCTGGACATGGACAATCCACCACCCTACTCTGAAAAGAATGAGGAGCCTGGTCCTTCTCCTTGGATGGCACCCACCACGGGCAGCAGAGAAACTCCCGCTGTGCCACACCAGTACACCCCTTACTATGGTCCAGCCAGCACAGCACAAACTACGCAAACCATCGTCATCAGTTCCATGCAGGCCAGCCGTGAACCAGACTACCTGGCGTATTCCATCTTCACCATGCTCTGCTGTTGCCTCCCCTTGGGTGTTGCTGCCCTTGCGTACTCGATACAG ACCCAAAATGCCAACAATAATGGAAACCACATAAGCGCTCGACGAAACTCCAGGCTGGCACTCATATTGGCTCACACGGCACTCGGAGTGGGTCTTGGGTGCCTGATTATATACATCATCTTCTGGATGAATATTTCTCACCAGATAATTGAAGTGCCAACCATCAGCCCCTGA